Genomic DNA from Corallococcus silvisoli:
CGTAGTTCACCCGGAAGTTGTACGCGACGCTTCCCGCTGTGACCTTGACATACGTGCCCACGCAACCGGCCAGCGCGAAGCGCACCGTGTAGCCGGTCCCCGACGCCGTGGTGAGTGTCTGGGAGACACCGCCCGCGTCATATGCATTGAGGTCGATGGACGCGCTGCCGGCGTTGGCGGACCTGTAGCTGCTGGCCATCACGTCGATGCCCGAGCCCAGGATGGTCCACCCGGTGAGCTGGGTGTTGCCCGCGAAGAGCGACACCCAGTTGCTGAAACCGAGCGGCGAGGACTCGAAGCCGCCATTGGTGACGAGCTCGGTGAGCGGCTGCGCGACCGTGCCGGTCCCAGGCTCCCGAGCCAGCTCCGCGTCCGTCTCCGGGCCGCACCCCGCCAGCGCGAGGCCCAGCCCCAATCCCACGAGCGACTTCCCACGAAGAATGCCTTTCATACGCGCTCCCTTTCGATTGCTGTGTTTCACGTCAATGACTCCCCACGTCTTGAAAACCCATCCACGGCCCTGGGTGGCGGCGGGCATGGACTACGGCCCCACGGGCGGCGCGAGCACCTGGATGTCCCCCGCGGCCGAGGGCAGCTCGTCGTCTCCCAGGTTGAACGTGTTGGCGTAGCCAAG
This window encodes:
- a CDS encoding DUF642 domain-containing protein, encoding MKGILRGKSLVGLGLGLALAGCGPETDAELAREPGTGTVAQPLTELVTNGGFESSPLGFSNWVSLFAGNTQLTGWTILGSGIDVMASSYRSANAGSASIDLNAYDAGGVSQTLTTASGTGYTVRFALAGCVGTYVKVTAGSVAYNFRVNYAGWVSNNFVFNATSSSTELKFESLSTGVSCGPQLDSVSVTGP